A portion of the Penaeus monodon isolate SGIC_2016 chromosome 28, NSTDA_Pmon_1, whole genome shotgun sequence genome contains these proteins:
- the LOC119590987 gene encoding glycine-rich cell wall structural protein 1.8-like: protein MSQADGGHGHGGGYGHGGGHGGGYGHGGGHGGGYGHGGGHGGGYGHGGGHGHGGGYGVGGISNSNFNLAGPKGGYGHGGGHGGGYGHGGGHGGGYGHGGGHGGGYGHGGGHGGYGH, encoded by the coding sequence ATGAGTCAAGCTGACGGCGGACACGGGCATGGAGGAGGATACGGACACGGGGGTGGACACGGCGGTGGATATGGACACGGAGGTGGACACGGCGGTGGATATGGACACGGAGGTGGACACGGCGGTGGGTACGGACATGGAGGCGGGCACGGGCACGGAGGTGGATATGGAGTAGGCGGCATCTCGAACAGCAACTTCAACCTGGCGGGTCCaaagggtggatacggccatgggGGTGGCCACggaggtggatacggccatgGAGGTGGCCACGGAGGTGGATATGGCCATGGAGGTGGCCACGGAGGTGGATATGGTCATGGAGGTGGCCACGGCGGATATGGTCATTAA